The Marinobacter halotolerans genome includes a window with the following:
- a CDS encoding 2OG-Fe(II) oxygenase, which translates to MSGGLTVQKAKVTTRILFRSRYLNIYSVRYPEGHRVVPHVDMIAEGRLYKLNYVLAKPKRGGEFICDKNIFNLFGRVYLFRPDLHQHQVSRIEKGRRWLLSIALTTA; encoded by the coding sequence ATGAGCGGAGGTTTAACCGTGCAAAAAGCCAAGGTAACAACGCGAATTCTGTTTCGCTCCAGGTACCTCAATATCTATTCGGTACGATACCCGGAAGGACATCGGGTAGTACCGCATGTGGACATGATCGCCGAAGGCCGCCTGTACAAACTGAATTATGTACTTGCGAAGCCCAAAAGAGGCGGTGAATTCATTTGCGACAAGAACATCTTCAATCTTTTTGGCCGCGTTTATCTTTTTCGGCCGGACCTGCACCAGCACCAGGTATCCCGAATCGAGAAGGGCAGGCGCTGGTTGCTCAGTATTGCCTTGACCACAGCCTGA
- a CDS encoding rhodanese-like domain-containing protein, with amino-acid sequence MALKTLPEIVAETKSALHCLTPERAKELMGKDSGVLVIDVREPDEVANKRPANTINIPRGVLEMKITEHTTDPDQTILLHCATGGRAALAAASLEHMGFRNVSVIDCSADELIAHLGDG; translated from the coding sequence ATGGCTCTGAAAACGCTTCCGGAAATCGTAGCCGAAACCAAATCGGCTTTGCATTGCCTGACACCTGAACGAGCGAAGGAGTTGATGGGCAAAGATAGCGGTGTTCTGGTAATTGATGTGCGTGAACCCGACGAAGTGGCCAACAAACGGCCTGCCAACACCATCAACATTCCCCGCGGTGTGCTGGAGATGAAGATCACTGAACACACCACGGACCCGGACCAGACCATATTGCTGCACTGTGCAACGGGCGGGCGAGCGGCGTTGGCTGCGGCGTCACTGGAGCATATGGGATTTCGCAATGTCAGCGTGATCGACTGCAGTGCTGATGAACTGATCGCGCATTTGGGCGATGGGTAG
- a CDS encoding DnaJ domain-containing protein — protein MPLTFLVIIFAVGAWLWLRNQPASQRKPAIIKLVSIAGVGMVVLLALTGRLHFLFASLAFLFPLLRRFLPSLLMGRMAGAGAGGAKASAGNQSHVSSEILEMSLDHDSGTMSGKVVKGPMADRELADLGESEFLELLRYCRENDEDSARLLETYLDRRFGDSWRADDDAGTGDSEADSGAGGSAGGPLTESEALDILGLSPGASREEIIRAHRRMMQKMHPDHGGSNYLAARINEAKETLLR, from the coding sequence GTGCCATTAACGTTTCTGGTGATCATTTTTGCGGTTGGTGCCTGGCTCTGGTTGCGCAACCAGCCGGCCAGTCAACGCAAGCCAGCGATTATCAAGCTTGTGTCCATTGCCGGTGTCGGCATGGTGGTGTTGCTGGCCCTGACTGGCCGGTTGCACTTTCTGTTTGCCTCGCTGGCCTTTCTTTTCCCGTTGTTGCGCCGCTTCCTGCCGTCCCTGCTCATGGGGCGCATGGCAGGGGCAGGTGCGGGAGGCGCAAAAGCGAGTGCCGGAAACCAGTCCCATGTGTCCAGCGAGATTCTGGAAATGAGCCTGGACCATGACTCCGGCACCATGAGCGGAAAGGTTGTAAAAGGCCCGATGGCGGATCGGGAGCTGGCGGACCTGGGCGAGAGTGAATTTCTTGAACTGCTACGCTATTGCCGTGAGAACGACGAAGATTCCGCACGGCTGCTGGAAACCTATCTTGACCGCCGTTTCGGCGATTCCTGGCGCGCTGATGACGACGCCGGCACAGGTGATAGTGAAGCAGACAGCGGCGCGGGTGGCAGTGCCGGCGGGCCTTTAACCGAAAGCGAAGCGCTGGATATACTGGGGTTGTCGCCGGGTGCGAGCCGGGAAGAGATCATCCGCGCCCATCGCCGCATGATGCAGAAAATGCATCCGGACCATGGTGGCAGTAACTACCTGGCGGCCCGTATCAACGAAGCCAAAGAAACTCTGTTGAGATGA
- a CDS encoding VWA domain-containing protein → MSDKELRSRSDKQSIDEFIHQVQKLPVQSGEQGRLIFALDATASREPTWDQACHLQSELFMATRDLGGLSIQLCYYRGFGEFRATNFVNETGQLLNLMNGVSCLGGRTQISRVLAHAVKETRRKAVKAVVFIGDCCEEPVDELCHTAGELGMLRTPVFMFHEGADAHARAVFQQVSKLSGGAYAPFDRNSPQVLKDLMAAVAVYASGGPKALQDFSRRSSAEVKRLTQQIR, encoded by the coding sequence ATGTCCGACAAAGAGCTACGCTCCAGATCCGATAAACAGTCGATTGACGAGTTTATCCACCAGGTTCAGAAACTCCCCGTACAAAGCGGGGAGCAGGGCCGGCTGATTTTCGCGTTGGACGCCACCGCCAGTCGTGAACCTACCTGGGATCAGGCCTGCCACCTGCAGAGTGAGCTGTTCATGGCGACGCGGGATCTGGGCGGCCTCTCTATCCAGCTCTGCTATTACAGGGGGTTCGGGGAGTTCAGGGCGACAAACTTCGTGAATGAAACCGGTCAGTTGCTGAACCTGATGAATGGTGTTTCCTGTCTGGGCGGACGCACCCAGATCAGCCGGGTTCTAGCCCATGCAGTGAAAGAAACCCGTCGGAAAGCCGTTAAAGCCGTCGTATTTATTGGCGACTGCTGCGAAGAGCCGGTGGATGAGCTTTGCCATACTGCGGGGGAGCTGGGAATGCTGCGCACGCCCGTGTTTATGTTCCATGAAGGCGCCGATGCCCATGCCCGTGCCGTATTCCAGCAGGTGAGCAAGCTTTCCGGTGGGGCCTACGCTCCGTTTGATCGCAACAGCCCGCAGGTTCTGAAGGATCTTATGGCGGCTGTGGCTGTCTATGCCTCTGGCGGGCCAAAAGCGCTTCAGGACTTCTCCCGACGCAGCTCCGCGGAAGTGAAACGCCTGACACAGCAAATCAGGTAG
- a CDS encoding patatin-like phospholipase family protein — protein sequence MKLNPFNTRIGLALGGGAAKGIAHIGVLKAFEEEQIKVHCISGTSAGALIASYYAFGRPAESILSICSTLNLSKIINFTFERGGLFSTDAIREMILRDLGDVRIEDASIPLAICATDIETGEQLIFREGNLAEVVCASMAVPGLFVPVEIDGRILVDGGLVENVPISPLAKMGAGITIAVDLSHVGRYPKPENTFDVIANAINIGIDFNTRKQLKTADIAVPLDLSDYSLTNNADRVEELYREGYIPMKKKIQRLLWYKRINVVIHLLQAAGKLLPLKVPEIIKDLKQHAFSARKRG from the coding sequence ATGAAACTCAACCCGTTCAATACCCGAATCGGCCTCGCTCTGGGCGGCGGTGCGGCCAAGGGTATCGCCCACATTGGCGTGCTGAAAGCGTTCGAAGAGGAACAGATCAAGGTTCATTGCATCTCGGGCACCAGCGCAGGCGCGTTGATCGCAAGCTATTACGCCTTCGGGCGCCCGGCGGAATCCATCCTCTCCATTTGCTCGACGCTGAACCTCTCGAAAATTATCAACTTTACCTTTGAGCGAGGTGGGCTTTTCAGTACCGATGCCATTCGTGAGATGATCCTGCGGGACCTGGGGGATGTAAGAATCGAGGACGCCAGTATTCCGCTGGCGATTTGCGCAACGGATATCGAAACCGGCGAGCAACTTATTTTCCGGGAAGGCAATCTGGCGGAGGTCGTGTGTGCCTCCATGGCGGTACCCGGCCTGTTTGTGCCGGTAGAGATCGATGGGCGGATATTGGTGGACGGTGGGCTGGTTGAAAACGTCCCCATTTCACCATTGGCGAAGATGGGCGCGGGCATCACAATCGCGGTGGATCTCAGCCATGTGGGCCGTTACCCGAAGCCGGAAAACACGTTCGATGTTATCGCCAACGCCATCAACATCGGCATCGACTTTAACACCCGCAAGCAGCTGAAAACCGCTGACATCGCGGTGCCGCTGGATTTGAGTGACTACAGCCTCACCAACAACGCCGATCGTGTGGAAGAGCTGTACCGGGAAGGCTACATTCCGATGAAGAAAAAGATCCAGCGCCTGCTGTGGTACAAGCGGATCAATGTAGTTATTCACCTGTTGCAGGCGGCGGGAAAATTACTGCCTCTCAAAGTGCCCGAGATTATCAAAGATCTTAAGCAGCACGCTTTTTCGGCCCGCAAGCGGGGCTGA
- a CDS encoding GatB/YqeY domain-containing protein, with protein MSDTSLKEQLATAVKNAMRERDKTRLVTLRMAQSAVKQIEIDERRDLSDEDVLKVLDKMLKQRRDAASQYDDAGREELGDKERAEMVIIEEFMPAALSEDDLDALIRASISATDAQGMQDMGKVMNDLKPQVLGKVDMGHLSKKVRSALAG; from the coding sequence ATGTCGGATACATCGCTCAAGGAACAACTGGCAACCGCCGTTAAAAACGCGATGCGTGAAAGGGATAAAACCCGACTTGTCACACTTCGTATGGCCCAGTCGGCAGTCAAGCAGATCGAGATTGATGAGCGCCGGGATCTGAGCGACGAAGACGTTCTGAAGGTGCTGGACAAAATGCTGAAGCAGCGCCGCGATGCCGCCAGCCAGTACGATGATGCCGGCCGTGAGGAACTGGGCGACAAAGAGCGGGCGGAAATGGTGATTATCGAGGAGTTCATGCCCGCTGCCCTGAGCGAGGACGATCTCGATGCCCTGATCCGTGCGTCTATCAGTGCTACCGATGCCCAGGGTATGCAGGACATGGGTAAAGTGATGAATGATCTGAAGCCACAGGTTCTGGGTAAGGTCGATATGGGTCACCTGAGCAAAAAAGTGCGGTCGGCGCTGGCAGGCTGA
- the ltaE gene encoding low-specificity L-threonine aldolase has protein sequence MIDFRSDTVTRPTPAMREAISHAEVGDDVYGDDPTINSLQAYAAERLGFEAALFTATGTQANLLAIMAHCGRGDEYLCGQSAHNYRYEGGGAAVLGSVQPQPIVNEADGSIDLDKARAAIKADDFHFAVTRLLSLENTIGGKVLSLDYQRRARNFCDEHNLLLHLDGARVFNAAVKSGCDVREITKHYDSVSVCLSKGLGAPVGSLLLGSKAFIARAIRLRKMVGGGMRQAGILAAAGRIALEEGPLRLEEDHENAGYLSAGLADIEQLEIDPAHTQTNIVYARCLQGKASQLRDYLASQGILITAGNPIRFVTHRDVSRQDVDTLLEAITSFYQS, from the coding sequence ATGATCGATTTCCGCAGCGACACCGTCACCCGCCCTACCCCCGCCATGCGCGAAGCCATTTCCCATGCCGAGGTGGGCGACGACGTCTACGGCGACGACCCGACTATCAACAGTTTGCAGGCCTATGCTGCCGAGCGGCTGGGTTTTGAAGCAGCGCTGTTTACCGCTACCGGCACCCAGGCCAACCTGCTGGCAATCATGGCCCACTGTGGCCGGGGCGATGAGTACCTCTGCGGCCAGTCGGCCCACAACTATCGCTATGAGGGTGGAGGCGCAGCCGTGCTGGGCAGCGTGCAGCCACAACCGATTGTGAACGAAGCCGACGGCAGCATTGACCTGGACAAAGCCAGGGCCGCCATCAAGGCGGACGACTTCCATTTTGCGGTCACCCGACTGCTTTCGCTGGAAAACACTATCGGTGGCAAAGTGCTGTCGCTGGACTACCAGCGCCGGGCCCGAAATTTCTGCGATGAGCACAACCTTCTGCTGCACCTGGATGGAGCCCGGGTATTCAATGCGGCGGTGAAATCAGGTTGCGACGTCAGAGAGATAACAAAGCACTACGATTCCGTCAGCGTGTGCCTGTCGAAAGGATTGGGAGCGCCGGTAGGTTCATTGCTGCTGGGCTCAAAGGCCTTTATAGCCCGGGCAATCAGGCTGCGAAAAATGGTCGGCGGCGGCATGCGCCAGGCAGGCATTCTTGCCGCTGCCGGACGAATCGCGCTGGAGGAAGGGCCCCTGCGACTTGAAGAAGACCATGAAAACGCTGGCTATCTCAGCGCCGGACTGGCCGACATTGAACAACTCGAAATCGACCCCGCCCACACACAGACCAACATCGTTTATGCCCGCTGCCTGCAGGGCAAAGCTTCACAACTGAGGGACTACCTGGCGAGCCAGGGTATCCTGATCACCGCAGGAAACCCCATCCGCTTCGTGACCCACCGGGACGTAAGCCGGCAGGATGTGGACACCCTGCTTGAAGCAATAACAAGCTTTTACCAATCCTGA
- a CDS encoding glutathione S-transferase family protein: MITVHHLNNSRSQRVLWMLEELGVPYEIQRYERDPQTMLAPASLKKVHPLGKSPVITDGELVVAESGAIIEYLAQTYGKDTMLPEAGGQAWLDYTYWLHYAEGSLMPPLVMRLVFEKVKTSPMPFFIKPVAKGISDKTNEIFIGPMIKTHLDFVEAHLTDKTWFLGEHLSAADIQMSFPLEASVARGIVGESRPNINAWVKRVHARAAYQRALQKGGDYDFA, translated from the coding sequence ATGATTACGGTCCATCACCTGAACAACTCCCGCTCACAACGCGTTCTCTGGATGTTGGAAGAGCTGGGCGTGCCCTACGAGATCCAACGCTACGAGCGCGATCCGCAAACCATGCTTGCGCCGGCGAGTCTTAAAAAGGTCCACCCGCTGGGCAAATCGCCGGTCATCACCGACGGTGAACTGGTAGTCGCCGAATCCGGAGCTATTATTGAGTATCTGGCCCAGACTTACGGAAAAGACACCATGTTGCCCGAAGCCGGCGGCCAGGCATGGCTGGATTACACCTATTGGCTGCATTATGCCGAAGGGTCCCTGATGCCGCCGCTGGTCATGCGCCTGGTGTTTGAGAAGGTCAAAACCAGTCCGATGCCGTTTTTTATAAAGCCAGTCGCGAAAGGCATTTCCGACAAAACCAATGAGATCTTTATCGGACCGATGATCAAAACGCACCTGGACTTTGTCGAAGCCCATCTGACGGACAAAACCTGGTTTCTCGGGGAACACCTCAGCGCAGCGGACATCCAGATGAGCTTTCCGCTCGAGGCCTCGGTGGCGCGGGGAATTGTTGGCGAGAGCAGACCCAATATCAACGCCTGGGTCAAGCGGGTACATGCGCGTGCAGCCTATCAGCGAGCGCTGCAGAAAGGCGGAGATTACGATTTTGCCTGA
- a CDS encoding transporter substrate-binding domain-containing protein, with protein sequence MIKKLTAAALACVALTSVNATADQLDDVIKRGTLNCGVVLDFPPMGYLDENNQPAGFDVDYCKDLAEALGVDVNVLNLTWGDRIPSLVSGKTDVVIGSTSDTLERAKSVGFTYPYFVFKFQVISNEDKNIESFSDLEDLKVGAALGTTYETEYLAYAEQQGWGKDNYTSFKSENDAFLGLYQGKVDAIISTNTNIATKLRSEEFADFEAGPYVPNYDDVVGIIAKRDEVAWINYLNLFLIRQIRDGNMNEAYNKYFGSDAPADLIKSLRDNK encoded by the coding sequence ATGATCAAAAAACTAACGGCAGCCGCACTTGCCTGCGTTGCGCTCACCTCTGTGAACGCGACGGCCGACCAGCTTGACGACGTCATCAAACGCGGCACCCTGAACTGCGGTGTGGTCCTCGATTTCCCGCCCATGGGCTACCTGGATGAGAACAACCAACCAGCGGGCTTTGACGTCGATTACTGTAAGGACCTGGCCGAAGCGCTGGGCGTCGACGTTAATGTTCTGAACCTGACCTGGGGCGATCGTATACCTTCCCTGGTGTCCGGAAAGACCGACGTGGTTATCGGCTCCACCTCTGACACTCTGGAGCGCGCCAAGTCCGTCGGTTTCACCTACCCGTACTTCGTATTCAAGTTCCAGGTCATTTCTAACGAGGACAAGAACATTGAGTCCTTCAGTGATCTGGAAGATCTGAAAGTTGGCGCCGCCCTCGGCACAACCTACGAGACCGAATACCTGGCCTACGCTGAGCAGCAGGGCTGGGGCAAAGACAACTATACGTCTTTCAAATCCGAGAATGACGCATTCCTCGGTCTCTATCAGGGCAAGGTAGACGCAATCATCTCTACCAACACCAACATCGCAACCAAGCTGCGTAGCGAAGAGTTCGCAGACTTCGAGGCGGGTCCCTACGTACCGAATTACGACGACGTAGTGGGCATCATCGCCAAGCGAGACGAAGTGGCGTGGATCAACTATCTGAACCTGTTCCTGATCCGCCAGATTCGCGATGGCAACATGAACGAAGCGTACAACAAGTACTTCGGTTCAGACGCACCGGCCGATCTGATCAAGTCCCTGAGGGACAACAAGTAA
- a CDS encoding amino acid ABC transporter permease, with translation MEYEFHWNTVFQKMPELLNGAFVTLHVSVLAMLLGIAIAILLAIAKMNNTKPFCHVATVWVEIARNTPALFQIYMAYFGLGAFGIHLSPYAAVLSALVFINAGYLTETFRGGFQSIPSTQYRASKSLGMTSIQTYRYIILPQMLRRIYHPMTNQLVWSILMSSLGILVGMSELSGTTQRLQSLSFRTLEFFIVAAVMYYVITKLVLFGASLLSRRLFKGEV, from the coding sequence ATGGAATACGAATTTCACTGGAACACTGTGTTCCAGAAAATGCCTGAGTTACTGAACGGTGCTTTTGTCACCCTGCACGTTTCTGTTCTCGCCATGCTTCTGGGTATTGCGATTGCCATACTGCTTGCAATCGCCAAGATGAATAACACCAAACCCTTTTGCCATGTCGCGACTGTCTGGGTCGAAATCGCCCGTAACACACCGGCACTCTTTCAAATTTACATGGCGTACTTCGGCCTGGGTGCATTTGGTATTCACCTGAGCCCCTATGCCGCCGTTCTGAGCGCCCTGGTTTTTATTAATGCGGGATACCTTACAGAGACATTCCGGGGCGGTTTCCAGTCAATACCCAGCACCCAGTACAGGGCATCCAAGTCCCTGGGAATGACCAGCATTCAGACCTATCGATACATCATCCTTCCGCAAATGCTGCGGCGCATCTACCATCCGATGACCAACCAGCTGGTCTGGTCCATCCTGATGAGTTCGCTGGGCATTCTGGTGGGCATGAGCGAGCTGTCCGGCACCACCCAGCGACTGCAGTCGCTGTCGTTCCGCACGCTTGAGTTCTTCATTGTGGCGGCCGTCATGTACTACGTCATCACCAAACTGGTGCTGTTCGGTGCATCACTACTTTCCCGCCGACTGTTCAAGGGGGAAGTCTGA
- a CDS encoding amino acid ABC transporter permease, with protein MNSLFTPLSWDDTGYILTGVWNTITISVVAIVVGTLLGLAVGFARAESNKAVNVLFGSVLDILRSVPLIIQLILFTTFIGAIGHPLNPFVAGSIVLSLYTMAFMSEVFRGGFEGVSKSMQTAARSLGMTYWQTVYHIRFPIGLRAVLPSWMGVALSVIKDSALVSVIGYMELLRTSEQLISRTQQPLMILIGVGIFYFIISYPLSHYGRHLERKMAI; from the coding sequence ATGAACTCTCTGTTTACACCCCTGTCCTGGGACGACACTGGCTACATCCTGACCGGCGTCTGGAATACGATTACGATCTCCGTGGTCGCCATTGTTGTGGGCACCCTGTTGGGCCTGGCCGTTGGTTTTGCACGGGCTGAAAGCAACAAAGCGGTTAACGTGCTGTTTGGCAGTGTCCTGGACATTCTCAGAAGCGTTCCGCTGATCATCCAGCTGATTCTGTTCACCACCTTTATCGGCGCCATCGGGCACCCGCTGAATCCTTTTGTCGCCGGTTCCATCGTGCTGTCCCTGTACACCATGGCCTTCATGAGTGAAGTGTTTCGGGGTGGCTTCGAAGGTGTCAGCAAATCCATGCAGACCGCTGCCCGCTCACTGGGCATGACCTACTGGCAGACCGTCTATCACATCCGGTTCCCCATTGGCCTGCGAGCGGTCCTTCCGTCCTGGATGGGCGTTGCCCTGAGTGTTATCAAGGACTCGGCTCTGGTCTCGGTGATTGGCTATATGGAGCTGCTGCGCACCTCGGAACAGCTTATTTCCCGAACCCAGCAACCCCTCATGATCCTGATCGGTGTTGGTATCTTCTACTTCATTATTTCATACCCGCTCTCCCATTACGGGCGGCATCTCGAGAGGAAAATGGCAATATGA
- a CDS encoding amino acid ABC transporter ATP-binding protein: MISVQNVHKSFGDLEVLKGVSLDVPNGEVLSVIGGSGSGKSTLLYCINAIETINSGKILVNDIDVHSKDTNKDKLRQKLGMVFQQFNAFPHMTVLENAALAPRIVKKMSRDEAMEIAKKELEHVGLGDKFDVYPTRMSGGQQQRLAIARALAMKPDFMLLDEVTSALDPELVGEVLETLRLLAEEGMTMICVTHEMGFARDVSDRVAYFHQGVIAEIGEAKQVITDPQNPLTQKFLSKVL, translated from the coding sequence ATGATCAGCGTCCAGAATGTCCATAAATCCTTTGGTGACCTAGAAGTTCTTAAAGGCGTCAGTCTGGATGTCCCCAACGGCGAGGTCTTGAGTGTCATCGGCGGGTCTGGCAGTGGTAAATCAACGCTGCTGTATTGCATCAATGCGATTGAGACCATCAATTCGGGCAAGATCCTGGTCAACGATATTGACGTTCACAGCAAAGACACCAACAAAGACAAACTGCGCCAGAAGCTGGGCATGGTGTTCCAGCAGTTCAACGCCTTCCCGCACATGACCGTGCTGGAAAACGCGGCTCTTGCACCCCGCATTGTCAAAAAGATGAGCAGGGACGAGGCGATGGAAATCGCCAAGAAAGAGCTGGAACACGTTGGTCTGGGAGACAAGTTCGACGTCTACCCGACGAGAATGTCCGGCGGTCAGCAACAGCGTCTGGCCATTGCCCGCGCGCTCGCCATGAAGCCGGATTTCATGCTTCTTGACGAAGTGACGTCTGCGCTCGATCCGGAACTGGTGGGCGAGGTACTGGAAACGCTGCGCCTGTTGGCGGAAGAAGGCATGACCATGATCTGCGTGACCCATGAGATGGGCTTCGCCCGGGATGTGTCTGATCGTGTGGCCTACTTCCATCAGGGCGTGATCGCTGAAATTGGCGAGGCCAAACAGGTGATCACCGACCCGCAGAACCCGCTGACCCAGAAATTCCTTTCGAAGGTTCTCTGA